The segment CGATGACCTTTTTATCACGGTAATCCTTGGCAATGATTGTCCCGCTGTCGCCAGCGAGGGCGCGCCGAAGTGGTTCCGGAAGAGGGTCGGCCCGCTTCAGGATATAGGGGCCTGCCCCTTCCGGCTCCCGGCTGCTGAAAATATAAAGGTCGTCCCCTTCGTAGTAGCCGAGCACGTTCTCTCCGGTCTGGCGAAAGCTGCCGCTATGGGTGATCGCATTGGCGAGGTGGGAGAGGATTTTGGAGGGGTCCTGATTGTCGGGTTCGCGGCCGGTGTTGAAATCCTCGTCGATGGCGTGGGGGGAGGCCGGGCTATGGTCATCGAAGATGTGGGAGTGGGTAATGTGCTCCAGCAAGGAAATCTTGTTCTGCGCGGAGGCGAGGAGATTCGCGCGGTACTGTTCGAGTCGGGCATTGTAAATGATCCAGATGGCCAGCCCGGCGACACCGTAAACCATCAGCGCCATGAGCACGATGACCGTGGCAATTCGGCGGGAGTCGAGGTAACGTTCCGAATCTATGCTGCCTCCGTCCGAAGTCTGCTGCATAGGCTACCGTCATCTGCTTGCCTCATAAGTCAAACGCTTTGACAGGATTAGGGATCTTCTAATGCGTGGGAAATGCTCACTGGGTGCGCGTCCGCTTGGGGGAAAACAAAAAGACCTCTCCGTCAGTTCGCGGAGAGGTCTTTTTTAAAGAAAACGGGGAGCACCCCCCGCGCTATGCGGGCTAGACGAGCATCAGGGCCGGGGTCTCCAGTACGGCCTGGAGAGCCTGGAGGAACTCCGCTCCGGTGGCCCCGTCGATCACACGGTGGTCGCAGGAGAGGCCGATCATCATGCGCTGGCCAGCGGTGATGTTGCCGCTCTTGTCCACGACCGGCTTGTTCAGGGTGGCGCCGACCGAGAGGATGGCGGCGTTGGGCGGGTTGATGATGCCCAGGAAGCTGTTGATTCCGTACATGCCAAGGTTGGTCACGGTGAAGGTCGAGCCGCTCATTTCGTTCGGCGTGAGCTTCTTGTTACGGGCCTTCTGGATCAGCTCCTTGGTCTCGATGCTGTACTGGCGCAGGGTCTTGGCGTGAGCGTCGCGGATGACCGGGGTGACGAGCCCGTCCGGCACAGCCACACCGAAGGCCATATGGACGGCCCCGTGCTGCTGGATATGGTCGCCCATCCACGAGGCGTTGACGCCCGGCACGCGACGCAGGGCCTCGGTCGAAGCCTTGAGGATGAAGTCGTTGACCGTCAGCTTGAGGCCGCCTTCCTCCGGTGCGCGGTTGGACAGGCTGTGGTTAATCTCGGCGCGGAGTTGGAGCAGCGGAGCGGCGTCCACCTCGATCTCCAGATAAAAGTGCGGGATGGTGGTCTTGGACTCGACTAGGCGCGAGGCAATGGCTTTGCGCATGTTGGTGACCTTGATCGGGCCTTCTTCGGCGATGCGAGCGCCCGCGGGCACGTACTGGGCCGGAGCAGCGGAGGAGGCGGACGGCTTGGACGACTGGGCGGCCGGGGCCTTGACGCCTTCTTCGATCGCCTTGAGCACGTCCTTTTTCACGATACGGCCGCCGGGACCGGTGCCGGAAATGGCCGTGAGCGGGATGTTCTTCTGCTCGGCCAGCTTGCGGGCGAGGGGAGAGACCTTGATGCGACCGCCTTCGGTCGGCTCGGGGGCGTCGGAGGATTCCTCATCCTCGGGGATGAACTCCTGCTTGCGGCCCTCGGGCTGGGGCTTCGAGCTGCCGGAAGGTTGGGCGGGAGCCGGTTCGGTCGGGGCCTCCTCGGGCTTTTCGGCCGGTTTTTCCCCGGAATCGTCCTCTTCCTTTTTCAGCGCTTCGGCCTTGTCGGCAATGGCCTCGGTATCGACAGCGGGGGGCTCTTCGCCCTTTTGGCCCACGGCGCACATGGGCGCGCCGACGGGGATTTCGCCGCCCTCGGGGACGTAGTGCTTGAGAATGACGCCGTCAACGAAGCACTCGACTTCCATGGTGGCCTTGTCGGTCTCCACTTCGCAGATCATGTCACCGGAAGCGACCTCGTCGCCCTCCTTCTTCAACCAGTTCACGAGCGTACCCACCGTCATGGTGTCGCTCAGTTTGGGCATTTCGATAATCTCGGCCATGGTGTGTTGTAAAGTAGTGTGCAGATCGGCGGCGTCAACGCCAGGGTGGAAGAAAGAATTTAGCCCCAAAAAGAGCAAAAGCGTCTAAATGAACAATTTTTGTGTTTTATGTGCCTTTTTGCTGCAATGAAAAATTAAGCTGATGATTGGGATAATATGTATTTTTTGATCTCCAATTTCGGGCCCCCAAAGTTGATCAGTAATCCATGTTCAATTCGAGCCGCGCGTAAATACCCCAAAAGTTGTGCTGTGTGTTCATCGGCGAGTGCTTTGCCGGCTTTGAGTTCAATGAAAAGAAGATTTTCAACGTAAAGGTCCGCAAAATATTCGCCTAGCACGGTGCCGTCTTCGTCATAGACGGTAAGCGGGTGTTGCTGGGCGACTTTCAGTCCCTGCTTGGTGAGGCGGTGGGTGAGGGCGTTCTCGTAAACTTTTTCGAGGTGGCCGTTGCGCAGGTAGCGGTGGATGGCAAATGCAGTCTCGCGAACGATGTCGCAGAGTTCATTGATGTTTTGCCAAGACATAGTCGAATGGAAGGAGAATATTTATTGGCCGCAAAAAGGCGCAAAAGACACAAAAAGGAAATGACATAGACTACATGAACTTTCGTTTCTTGAACGCGGTGACGTCGGAGCGGCTGAGACGAAACCATTCTCCATTCAATCGTTTGTTCTCAAAACGGTTGTGCCAATATTTTTCGATTCCAACGCAATCGTCGGTCTCAATTACGTGAATTTCTTCAGTTTCGAGCGGCATTTGAACCCTGATTTGTTTATATCGCTGAGTGGCGTCGAAGCTATGGCCGATTTTATAATCTCTGTCATGCTTGAGCAGATAGACGTGTCCTTTTTTCAGGTTATTCTGCTCGTCACGCTCAGATGAGTTGCTTGCAAGCGGACGGCACATCTCAACGACATCCGAAAATTCGGGGTTGTCGTCACAGAACTCCATAACCCGAGAGGCCATAGTGTTCTTATTGTCAAAGCGTTTACGGATACACTCTTCTGAAGGGAAAGCTGAATCATTGCGTCTCTTCAGCCTCATTTCTCGCTGGGTGGGGAAATGCCCAAGTTCTCGTGTTAACTGTGCTACGGCTAAAAGAAGGTCATGAATAGGAATGGCTTGATTCTTCTGGTTTGGGGCAAAGCCCGCTTCTATGACGGCATCGCTCCATCGGCTCCAGTATTTACCTGCCCAATCCGACTCCTTGATCCTGTCTCTTTTTCGAAACGCGCCGTTCCCAAAGACACTTCATTGTTTTCCAGAGCGGTTCGCCTGATTTCGGCCAGAATGCGCTCCTTCTCCATTTTTGTGCCTTCTGTGCCTTTTTGTGGCTAAAATAAATCCCATCTTGCCCCTTACGCCATTTCGAGGACCTTGTTGACGACGCGCTCGACGCTGGGGATCTGGATGTCTTCGAGCTTTTTGCAGTAAATCTGCGGGGCGTCGATGGAACTGATCCGGCGGATGGGGGCGTCGAGGTAGTCGAAGGCCTTCTCCTGGATGATGAAGCTGAGTTGGGCGCCGACGCCGCAGAAGGGCTTGTTTTCCTCGACCAGCAGGACGTTGTTGGTCTTCTTGACGGTTTCGAGGATGGCCTCCTCGTCGAGCGGGCGGATGGAGCGCAGGTCGAGCACTTCCACGTCGATGTCGTGCTTGGCTTTGAGCTCTTCGGCGGCCTTGAGCGAAGTGATGGCGGCCCGCCCGTGGGCGATGATGGAGAGGTCCTTGCCTTCGCGCAGGATGTTGGCCTTGCCGAGCGGGACGAGGTATTCCTCCTCGGGCACTTCCCACTTCTCATTATAGAGGATGGTGTTCTCCATCACAAAGACCGGGTCGTTGTCGCGGATGGCGGTCTTCATCAGCCCTTTGGCGTCGTAGGCGTTGGAGGGGCACACGATCTTGATGCCGGGGTGGTTGGCGATGATGTTCTCCGGTGTGTGCGAGTGGGTGGCCCCGACGTTGGTGCCGCCGTTGGCCGGCCCGCGCATGACGATGGGGCAGTTAATAAGCCCGCCGGACATGTAGCGGATGGCCGCCGCGTTGTTGCAGAGCTGGTCAAAGGCCACGTAGGAGAAGCTCCAGAACATCAGCTCCATGACGGGGCGGATGCCGAGCATGGAGGCGCCGATGCCCATGCCGATGAACCCGGCCTCGGAAATGGGCGTGTCCACGATGCGTTTCGGGCCGAAACGCTTGAGCAGGCCTTCGGTGACTTTGTATGCGCCGTCGAACTGGGCGACTTCCTCACCCATGATGACGACGTTTTCATCGCGTTCGACCTCTTCACTGAGGGCGTCGTTAATGGCTTGGCGGTAAGTGATCTGTGCCATGGCGAAACTTGGACGTTAAATAAATAGAGAATTTAGAAGGGGGGACGGGTCCGCGTTCAAAATAAGCGCGGGGCCGGAGCCTCGCGTTGTCCGCGGGGACGGCCCGCTATTCAAAGATGATGGTTCCCTGCGAGGTGGTTTCGTCGGTGCGGTTGTCTTCCTCCCAGTAGATGTCCTCGGTGATGGACTCGACGGGCGGGAAGGGGCTCTGGTCGGCGAAGTTGGCGGCGTCGTCGGCCTCCTTCTTGGCCTCCTTGTCGATGGACTGGATGAGCTCGTCGTTGAGCACGCCCTCTTCGAGCAGGATGTTTTGGAAAACGGTAATCGGGTCCTTCTTTTCCTTGTACTCCTGAATCTCCTTCTTCTCGCGGTAGGTCTTGTCCGGGTCGGACATGGAGTGGCCGCGGTAGCGGTAGGTGATGATCTCCAGCAGGGTCGGCATGGACTCCTCGTGGGCCCGCTTGATCGCCTCGGCGGTGGCGGCGCGCACGCTGTAGAGGTTGTTGCCGTTGACGACGTCCCAGGCCATGGCGTAGCCCTCGGCGCGCTTGGCCAGATACTCGTTGAAGGCGGAGGAGCGCACCTGGCTCGTACCCATGGAGTAGCCGTTGTTCTCGATCACGTAAACGACCGGCAGCTCCATCAGCTGGGCGAGATTGAACGCCTCGTGCACGGCTCCCTGGTTGACGGCCCCGTCGCCCATGAAGCACAGGCAGCAGCCCTTCAGGCCGCGGTACTTGAGGGCGTAGGCTATCCCGGCCCCGAGCGGGGTCTGCCCGCCGACGATGCCGTGGCCGCCCCAGTAGTTCTTGTCCGGGGCGAAGAAGTGCATGGACCCGCCCTTGCCTTTGGAGCAGCCGGTGTGCTTGCCGGTGAGTTCGGCCATGCATTCGTTCATGTTCATGCCCACGGCCAGGGCGTGCCCGTGGTCGCGGTAGGCGGTGATGACGTGGTCGTCCGCCCCCAGCAGGGAAACCGTGCCCACGGCGATGGCTTCCTGGCCGATGTAAAGGTGAAGAAAGCCTCCAATCTTGCCCTGTTGGTAGACCCGGATGCTGCGCTCCTCGAAGCGGCGGATGCGGACCATATCCCGGTAGAGCTGGATTTTCTGTTCCGGCGTGAGGACTTTGTTTACCTCGGCGTCGGAGTAATCCTTATCGGGCATTACGCTGATATATTCAGGCTTTTTGTAGATATCTGTTTCGCTGCTCACGGCATAGAAGAGTTGGGCCAGGGAGTGGAGACCCGGCGTTCAGGGCTGACGAATGTGACTTAGCTGGTGCGTTTCTTCAACAACAATCTGTAAATCGCTTTCAGGGAGGCAATCGGCCCGCAGGGCGATGAAGCCGCTTCTGTGCCGATCGTAGTTGGGCCAGATCAGGTGGCGGTCGGAGGGGGGCACCTTGAGGCCGTCCACTTCCTCGCGGGTGAAGAAGCCCATCGGCCCCTCGTCGATCTCCGGGGGCAGGGCGGTAAGCGGCTTGGCGCAGTCGAAAAGGAACATCAGCCAGTGGCCGCTGCCTTCGTAGCCTTTTTCGGAGATCATGGAAAACAGGTGCAGGTCTTTTTCGGTGATTTTGAGCCCGGTCTCCTCGTGCGTTTCGCGGATGGCGCATTCGAACGGGGACTCGCCCTGGGCCATCTCCAGTTTGCCGCCGATCGGGCTCCAGCATCCCAGATTGGGTGCCTTGCGGCGCTCAATGAGCAGCAGCCGCCCGGATTCGTCCCGGATAAAAAGAAGCACGCTGATGCGAAAAGGAAGGACAGAACTCATGGCGGAAGTGATAGGGATACTGCGGAGCGGGTCAACCGTGGGTTATGCACGATTGCGGTTCCGCTTATTTTTTACGCACCCGAGATTTTAGATTGAACTGACCTGCCCGAGTCCTTTTTACTCCTCCGATGACCATGTTCCGTTGCTGCCTCCCCCTCGTACTCCTTTTCGCAACCCTGCTTCCCCTTCATGCCCAGAACGACCCGGTCGTCGTGCAGAATGTGAATTTCAACAGCAGTGTCAGCCCCTTTGACTGGAATAACATCATCGTCAAAGTCCGCGGTCAGGAAAATCCGAACAAGGAAGCCCTCAACGACAAATACGTCGATAATGTCGGGGTTCGCATGACCCTCGGCTACCGCGTCGGCAATCCGCGCGACAATAAATTTTATTTTCTGCAAAGCGAAGTTACCATCGCCACCCTCGAAATCGGCAAGGACAAATCCTTCGCCTTCTGGGTGCCCTACGACATCATCAAGCGTGGTAATTTCAACAAGGAACCCGACTACTGGGTGATCGAATTGACCGTTGATGGTCAGGCGCTTCCGATGCGCCCCTCCAACACCTCCAGGAATGTGACCGACGCCGCGGGACTGACCAGTTTCATGAACGCCGCCAACGCGCAGGTGGGCCAGACAGAGGGCATCATGATGCCCGGTTATCTGTCTCCCTATCCGCCGATTGACCGTTCTCCGGCTGCTTTTATTCGCAAACAGCCGAAGTAATCAAAAACAAGGTGATATAACCGTATCGCCGTGAATATTTTACTTGCCCTGCTGCCCGAACGCCTGGAAAACCCCTGTCTCCCCGCATGAGTGCTTCCAAGACCCTGATTATTAATTGTGGCGCCAGCCACGTGTCCGTATCCACCTTCTCCGCCAACGGCGCAGATCTGCTGCTGGAGGACTTCGTCATCGAGGAGCTTGATTACGACTACTCGATTGATGAGGAGTGGTTGGGTGCGTTGAGCCTTAAATTAGGCGACATTCTGCGCCGAAAGAAGTTCCATGGGCCGGCCACGCTGATCTCCCCCGGGTATCAGTTGCTGACCAAGACCATCAAGGTCCCCCATGTCGAAGCTGCCAAGCAGGCTCAGATCATCGCCTTTGAAGCCCAGCAGAACATTCCTTATCCGCTCTCGGATGTGGTCTGGGACTACCAGGTGATCGCCGATGACGGCGTGGAAACCGAGGTCATCCTCATCGCGATCAAGTCCGACGCGATCAACAGCTTCTGCCAGCAGGTCAGCGGTTTCGGGATTAGCCCGGAGCGCATCTCCGCCGCCTCGATCCTCGACTACAACGCCTACAAGCTCAGCTATCAGGACAACGAAGAGGACACCCTGCTGGTCAACATCGGCGCCCGCTCCTCGAACCTGATCTTCATTAACGAAGACGGCTTCTTTATCCGCAACATCGCCCTGGGCGGCAACTCCCTGACCCAGAATCTGGCCGACAATCTCGGCAAGGGCTTCACCGAAGCCGAAAAGGTCAAGATCGCTTTCTTCTCCGGCCAGACCAGCTACGAACCGGATCACCCCTCCGTCCAGATTCTCCAGAACAACGCGCAGATCTTCCAGCGCCGCATGGGGCAGGAGATCACGCGCTCGATTGTCAATTTCCGCCGCCAGCGCGGCGCCAAGGCTCCCGCCCGCATCCTGCTGACAGGGCGCGGCTCGCTCCTTCCGGGCCTGCCGGAGTTTCTCGCCGAGCAGCAGAAGATGCCCGTCGAGTACTTTGACCCCGCTCAGGGCATCAGCGTGGGCGGCTCGCTCGACAAGGACAGCCTGGGCGAAGACCTTTATTCCCTCGGAGAAGTCATCGGTGAGGCGTCCCGCCTGGTCCTGCCCGAGCCTGTCGCCATCGACCTGCTGCCCTCGGGCCTGGCCGAGGAAATGCGCTTCTCGAAGCAGCGCCCCTTCATTGCCCTGGCGGCGATCCTCTTGGCTCTGGCCACGGTCCCGCCGATCCTCGCCTTCAAGGGCACCTCTTCCAAATACGAGGAGGCCACCCGTCAGGTGCAGAGCAAGGTCGCTCCGCTCAACACTCTGCACTCGGAGATCGTCTCCAACCGTGAAAGTGCCACCGCGCTGCGCAAGGATGTCGGCGACCTCGAAGAGCTTGTCAATGCCCGTTCGAACTGGATCATCTTCTTCACTGATTTGCAGCAGCGCCTGCAGGATGTGCAG is part of the Ruficoccus amylovorans genome and harbors:
- the pilM gene encoding pilus assembly protein PilM, translating into MSASKTLIINCGASHVSVSTFSANGADLLLEDFVIEELDYDYSIDEEWLGALSLKLGDILRRKKFHGPATLISPGYQLLTKTIKVPHVEAAKQAQIIAFEAQQNIPYPLSDVVWDYQVIADDGVETEVILIAIKSDAINSFCQQVSGFGISPERISAASILDYNAYKLSYQDNEEDTLLVNIGARSSNLIFINEDGFFIRNIALGGNSLTQNLADNLGKGFTEAEKVKIAFFSGQTSYEPDHPSVQILQNNAQIFQRRMGQEITRSIVNFRRQRGAKAPARILLTGRGSLLPGLPEFLAEQQKMPVEYFDPAQGISVGGSLDKDSLGEDLYSLGEVIGEASRLVLPEPVAIDLLPSGLAEEMRFSKQRPFIALAAILLALATVPPILAFKGTSSKYEEATRQVQSKVAPLNTLHSEIVSNRESATALRKDVGDLEELVNARSNWIIFFTDLQQRLQDVQDVWLENLQLDRASGDRLKMTGRILITNYDPNNPTASNQEAADRINRLLESFKESEFIKDVANLRIDTSMQRILKFEFTLITNPEKPL
- the pdhA gene encoding pyruvate dehydrogenase (acetyl-transferring) E1 component subunit alpha, producing MPDKDYSDAEVNKVLTPEQKIQLYRDMVRIRRFEERSIRVYQQGKIGGFLHLYIGQEAIAVGTVSLLGADDHVITAYRDHGHALAVGMNMNECMAELTGKHTGCSKGKGGSMHFFAPDKNYWGGHGIVGGQTPLGAGIAYALKYRGLKGCCLCFMGDGAVNQGAVHEAFNLAQLMELPVVYVIENNGYSMGTSQVRSSAFNEYLAKRAEGYAMAWDVVNGNNLYSVRAATAEAIKRAHEESMPTLLEIITYRYRGHSMSDPDKTYREKKEIQEYKEKKDPITVFQNILLEEGVLNDELIQSIDKEAKKEADDAANFADQSPFPPVESITEDIYWEEDNRTDETTSQGTIIFE
- a CDS encoding NUDIX hydrolase, yielding MSSVLPFRISVLLFIRDESGRLLLIERRKAPNLGCWSPIGGKLEMAQGESPFECAIRETHEETGLKITEKDLHLFSMISEKGYEGSGHWLMFLFDCAKPLTALPPEIDEGPMGFFTREEVDGLKVPPSDRHLIWPNYDRHRSGFIALRADCLPESDLQIVVEETHQLSHIRQP
- a CDS encoding GxxExxY protein, producing the protein MSWQNINELCDIVRETAFAIHRYLRNGHLEKVYENALTHRLTKQGLKVAQQHPLTVYDEDGTVLGEYFADLYVENLLFIELKAGKALADEHTAQLLGYLRAARIEHGLLINFGGPKLEIKKYILSQSSA
- a CDS encoding GIY-YIG nuclease family protein, translated to MRLKRRNDSAFPSEECIRKRFDNKNTMASRVMEFCDDNPEFSDVVEMCRPLASNSSERDEQNNLKKGHVYLLKHDRDYKIGHSFDATQRYKQIRVQMPLETEEIHVIETDDCVGIEKYWHNRFENKRLNGEWFRLSRSDVTAFKKRKFM
- a CDS encoding alpha-ketoacid dehydrogenase subunit beta, coding for MAQITYRQAINDALSEEVERDENVVIMGEEVAQFDGAYKVTEGLLKRFGPKRIVDTPISEAGFIGMGIGASMLGIRPVMELMFWSFSYVAFDQLCNNAAAIRYMSGGLINCPIVMRGPANGGTNVGATHSHTPENIIANHPGIKIVCPSNAYDAKGLMKTAIRDNDPVFVMENTILYNEKWEVPEEEYLVPLGKANILREGKDLSIIAHGRAAITSLKAAEELKAKHDIDVEVLDLRSIRPLDEEAILETVKKTNNVLLVEENKPFCGVGAQLSFIIQEKAFDYLDAPIRRISSIDAPQIYCKKLEDIQIPSVERVVNKVLEMA
- a CDS encoding pyruvate dehydrogenase complex dihydrolipoamide acetyltransferase, producing MAEIIEMPKLSDTMTVGTLVNWLKKEGDEVASGDMICEVETDKATMEVECFVDGVILKHYVPEGGEIPVGAPMCAVGQKGEEPPAVDTEAIADKAEALKKEEDDSGEKPAEKPEEAPTEPAPAQPSGSSKPQPEGRKQEFIPEDEESSDAPEPTEGGRIKVSPLARKLAEQKNIPLTAISGTGPGGRIVKKDVLKAIEEGVKAPAAQSSKPSASSAAPAQYVPAGARIAEEGPIKVTNMRKAIASRLVESKTTIPHFYLEIEVDAAPLLQLRAEINHSLSNRAPEEGGLKLTVNDFILKASTEALRRVPGVNASWMGDHIQQHGAVHMAFGVAVPDGLVTPVIRDAHAKTLRQYSIETKELIQKARNKKLTPNEMSGSTFTVTNLGMYGINSFLGIINPPNAAILSVGATLNKPVVDKSGNITAGQRMMIGLSCDHRVIDGATGAEFLQALQAVLETPALMLV